From the Calonectris borealis chromosome 4, bCalBor7.hap1.2, whole genome shotgun sequence genome, one window contains:
- the LIN54 gene encoding protein lin-54 homolog isoform X3 translates to MVIFPSSRVPAPIITATTAKMEVVSAEVNSLLPEEIMDTGITLVEDDSIEAVIVSSPMGDSIPMETELEEIVNISSTSDSSATTTAAATTESVTVPSNHSGDVTVNTTTPKTDVNAVVKPTFPSGLHKLGSQTPVTISANQIILNKTADIKIGNQSIKPDGQKLIVTTLGKSGQPIVLALPHSQLPQAQKATSQAQGGDSKVQGQQIKVVIGGRSEVKPVVGVSALTQGSQLINTTAQPSVLQTQQLKTVQIAKKTRTPTSGPVITKLIFAKPINSKAVTGQTTQVSPVIAGRVLSQSAPGTPPKTITISESGVIGSSLSTTTQQTPNKIAISPLKSPNKQLTVVSVASQPPNSPQKTVGVPLNVALGQQILTVQQSAPSSPGKAIVNHTTAQAVKSAVQTITVGGVGTSQFKTIIPLATAPNVQQIQVPGSKFHYVRLVTATTANSSTQSASQNPSTNTQPLQQAKPVVVNATPVRMSVPIVPAQTVKQVVPKPINPTSQIVTTSQPQQRLIMPATPLPQIQPNLTNLPPGTVLAPAPGTGNVGYAVLPAQYVTQLQQSSYVSIASNTGFTGTSSIQSQARLPFNGIIPSESANRPRKPCNCTKSLCLKLYCDCFANGEFCNNCNCTNCYNNLDHENDRQKAIKACLDRNPEAFKPKIGKGKEGESDRRHSKGCNCKRSGCLKNYCECYEAKIMCSSICKCIGCKNFEESPERKTLMHLADAAEVRVQQQTAAKTKLSSQISDLLTRPTPALSSGGGKLPFTFVTKEVADATCECLLAQAEQAEKMGKSKAAAERMILEEFGRCLMRVINSAGKSKSDPCAMNC, encoded by the exons ATGGTCATATTTCCATCTTCTCGTG TACCTGCTCCGATCATCACTGCCACAACTGCTAAAATGGAGGTCGTTTCAGCAGAAGTCAACAGCTTGCTCCCTGAAGAAATAATGGATACCGGTATAACTCTGGTGGAGGATGACAGCATTGAGGCAGTTATTGTGTCGTCACCGATGGGAGATTCTATTCCcatggaaacagaactggaagaAATAGTGAACATAAGCTCCACCAGCGACTCTTCAGCTACGACTACGGCCGCAGCCACCACTGAATCGGTTACTGTACCCAGCAATCACTCGGGCGACGTGACAGTGAACACCACAACCCCAAAAACTGATGTGAATGCGGTAGTAAAGCCTACCTTTCCAAGTGGCCTCCATAAACTTGGTTCTCAGACCCCCGTCACTATATCAGCCAATCAAATTATTCTGAACAAGACCGCCGATATTAAAATAGGCAATCAGAGTATTAAACCAGATGGGCAAAAGCTAATTGTAACAACTTTGGGCAAATCTGGCCAACCTATTGTTTTAGCATTACCCCACAGCCAACTCCCACAGGCGCAGAAGGCTACGTCCCAAGCCCAAGGTGGAGACTCCAAGGTACAAGGCCAGCAGATCAAAGTTGTTATTGGAGGTCGGTCGGAAGTGAAACCTGTTGTTGGTGTCTCAGCTTTGACGCAAGGAAGTCAGCTGATAAACACTACGGCCCAGCCTTCTGTTTTACAGACCCAGCAATTAAAAACAGTACAG ATTGCGAAGAAGACCCGAACCCCAACTTCTGGCCCGGTGATCACCAAGCTGATCTTTGCAAAACCAATCAATAGCAAAGCTGTTACAGGGCAGACGACTCAAGTGTCACCAGTCATTGCAG GTAGGGTTCTTTCACAGTCTGCTCCAGGAACACCACCAAAGACAATAACGATCTCTGAAAGCGGAGTCATTGGATCATCTCTGAGTACAACAACACAACAGACACCGAATAAAATAGCTATCTCGCCACTCAAATCCCCTAATAAG CAGCTAACAGTGGTGTCGGTGGCCTCCCAGCCTCCCAACTCCCCCCAGAAGACGGTGGGCGTCCCACTGAATGTAGCGTTAGGACAGCAGATCCTCACAGTGCAACAGTCAGCGCCCTCCTCCCCTGGGAAGGCTATAGTCAACCACACAACTGCCCAG GCTGTGAAATCAGCAGTGCAGACCATTACTGTAGGAGGAGTGGGTACATCTCAATTTAAGACAATTATTCCCTTGGCAACTGCACCCAATGTTCAGCAGATTCAGGTACCTGGAAGCAAGTTCCATTATGTCAGACTCGTTACTGCCACAACAGCCAATAGTTCAACCCAATCGGCCAGTCAAAATCCCAGTACGAATACACAGCCTCTTCAACAGG CGAAGCCAGTGGTGGTGAACGCGACCCCAGTGCGGATGTCTGTTCCCATAGTGCCAGCACAGACTGTGAAACAG GTGGTGCCCAAACCAATCAACCCAACTTCCCAGATAGTTACTACTAGTCAGCCCCAGCAAAGACTTATTATGCCAGCCACTCCACTGCCACAGATACAGCCCAACCTCACCAACCTCCCACCGGGCACTGTACTGGCACCAGCACCTGGCACAGGAAATGTCGGATATGCAGTCCTTCCAGCTCAGTATGTCACACAG ctaCAGCAATCATCATATGTATCTATAGCAAGCAACACGGGCTTTACAGGGACATCTAGTATCCAGTCCCAAGCACGGCTACCATTCAATGG AATAATTCCTTCTGAATCTGCAAACCGCCCCAGGAAGCCTTGCAATTGTACTAAGTCTCTATGTTTGAAATT GTATTGTGATTGTTTTGCAAATGGTGAATTCTGCAATAACTGCAACTGTACAAATTGTTATAACAACCTGGACCATGAAAATGATAGGCAAAAAGCAATAAAG GCCTGCCTTGACAGAAACCCTGAAGCCTTCAAGCccaaaataggaaaaggaaaggaaggagaatcGGATCGGAGACACAGCAAAGGGTGTAACTGTAAACGCTCGGGATGTCTCAAAAACTACTGCGAATGTTACGAG gCAAAAATCATGTGTTCTTCCATATGCAAATGCATTGGCTGTAAAAATTTTGAAGAAAGCCCAGAGCGAAAGACATTGATGCATTTAGCAGATGCTGCAGAAGTTAGAGTCCAGCAGCAGACCGCTGCAAAGACCAAGTTATCTTCCCAGATCTCAGATCTGCTGACAAGGCCAACACCAGCGCTCAGCAGTGGTGGTGGGAA GCTGCCCTTTACATTTGTAACCAAGGAGGTAGCTGATGCAACCTGCGAATGCCTTCTCGCACAGGCAGAGCAAGCGGAGAAGATGGGCAAGTCAAAAGCTGCAGCAGAGCGCATGATCCTGGAGGAGTTTGGACGCTGTTTGATGAGAGTTATTAACTCTGCAGGGAAGTCCAAAAGTGACCCTTGTGCTATGAACTGCTGA
- the LIN54 gene encoding protein lin-54 homolog isoform X2 has product MLFPVLSWKVAVGKELQNCILRYIPQEENRNNEYMVIFPSSRVPAPIITATTAKMEVVSAEVNSLLPEEIMDTGITLVEDDSIEAVIVSSPMGDSIPMETELEEIVNISSTSDSSATTTAAATTESVTVPSNHSGDVTVNTTTPKTDVNAVVKPTFPSGLHKLGSQTPVTISANQIILNKTADIKIGNQSIKPDGQKLIVTTLGKSGQPIVLALPHSQLPQAQKATSQAQGGDSKVQGQQIKVVIGGRSEVKPVVGVSALTQGSQLINTTAQPSVLQTQQLKTVQIAKKTRTPTSGPVITKLIFAKPINSKAVTGQTTQVSPVIAGRVLSQSAPGTPPKTITISESGVIGSSLSTTTQQTPNKIAISPLKSPNKLTVVSVASQPPNSPQKTVGVPLNVALGQQILTVQQSAPSSPGKAIVNHTTAQAVKSAVQTITVGGVGTSQFKTIIPLATAPNVQQIQVPGSKFHYVRLVTATTANSSTQSASQNPSTNTQPLQQAKPVVVNATPVRMSVPIVPAQTVKQVVPKPINPTSQIVTTSQPQQRLIMPATPLPQIQPNLTNLPPGTVLAPAPGTGNVGYAVLPAQYVTQLQQSSYVSIASNTGFTGTSSIQSQARLPFNGIIPSESANRPRKPCNCTKSLCLKLYCDCFANGEFCNNCNCTNCYNNLDHENDRQKAIKACLDRNPEAFKPKIGKGKEGESDRRHSKGCNCKRSGCLKNYCECYEAKIMCSSICKCIGCKNFEESPERKTLMHLADAAEVRVQQQTAAKTKLSSQISDLLTRPTPALSSGGGKLPFTFVTKEVADATCECLLAQAEQAEKMGKSKAAAERMILEEFGRCLMRVINSAGKSKSDPCAMNC; this is encoded by the exons gagCTGCAAAACTGTATCCTGCGTTACATCCCTCAGGAAGAAAATCGTAATAATGAATATATGGTCATATTTCCATCTTCTCGTG TACCTGCTCCGATCATCACTGCCACAACTGCTAAAATGGAGGTCGTTTCAGCAGAAGTCAACAGCTTGCTCCCTGAAGAAATAATGGATACCGGTATAACTCTGGTGGAGGATGACAGCATTGAGGCAGTTATTGTGTCGTCACCGATGGGAGATTCTATTCCcatggaaacagaactggaagaAATAGTGAACATAAGCTCCACCAGCGACTCTTCAGCTACGACTACGGCCGCAGCCACCACTGAATCGGTTACTGTACCCAGCAATCACTCGGGCGACGTGACAGTGAACACCACAACCCCAAAAACTGATGTGAATGCGGTAGTAAAGCCTACCTTTCCAAGTGGCCTCCATAAACTTGGTTCTCAGACCCCCGTCACTATATCAGCCAATCAAATTATTCTGAACAAGACCGCCGATATTAAAATAGGCAATCAGAGTATTAAACCAGATGGGCAAAAGCTAATTGTAACAACTTTGGGCAAATCTGGCCAACCTATTGTTTTAGCATTACCCCACAGCCAACTCCCACAGGCGCAGAAGGCTACGTCCCAAGCCCAAGGTGGAGACTCCAAGGTACAAGGCCAGCAGATCAAAGTTGTTATTGGAGGTCGGTCGGAAGTGAAACCTGTTGTTGGTGTCTCAGCTTTGACGCAAGGAAGTCAGCTGATAAACACTACGGCCCAGCCTTCTGTTTTACAGACCCAGCAATTAAAAACAGTACAG ATTGCGAAGAAGACCCGAACCCCAACTTCTGGCCCGGTGATCACCAAGCTGATCTTTGCAAAACCAATCAATAGCAAAGCTGTTACAGGGCAGACGACTCAAGTGTCACCAGTCATTGCAG GTAGGGTTCTTTCACAGTCTGCTCCAGGAACACCACCAAAGACAATAACGATCTCTGAAAGCGGAGTCATTGGATCATCTCTGAGTACAACAACACAACAGACACCGAATAAAATAGCTATCTCGCCACTCAAATCCCCTAATAAG CTAACAGTGGTGTCGGTGGCCTCCCAGCCTCCCAACTCCCCCCAGAAGACGGTGGGCGTCCCACTGAATGTAGCGTTAGGACAGCAGATCCTCACAGTGCAACAGTCAGCGCCCTCCTCCCCTGGGAAGGCTATAGTCAACCACACAACTGCCCAG GCTGTGAAATCAGCAGTGCAGACCATTACTGTAGGAGGAGTGGGTACATCTCAATTTAAGACAATTATTCCCTTGGCAACTGCACCCAATGTTCAGCAGATTCAGGTACCTGGAAGCAAGTTCCATTATGTCAGACTCGTTACTGCCACAACAGCCAATAGTTCAACCCAATCGGCCAGTCAAAATCCCAGTACGAATACACAGCCTCTTCAACAGG CGAAGCCAGTGGTGGTGAACGCGACCCCAGTGCGGATGTCTGTTCCCATAGTGCCAGCACAGACTGTGAAACAG GTGGTGCCCAAACCAATCAACCCAACTTCCCAGATAGTTACTACTAGTCAGCCCCAGCAAAGACTTATTATGCCAGCCACTCCACTGCCACAGATACAGCCCAACCTCACCAACCTCCCACCGGGCACTGTACTGGCACCAGCACCTGGCACAGGAAATGTCGGATATGCAGTCCTTCCAGCTCAGTATGTCACACAG ctaCAGCAATCATCATATGTATCTATAGCAAGCAACACGGGCTTTACAGGGACATCTAGTATCCAGTCCCAAGCACGGCTACCATTCAATGG AATAATTCCTTCTGAATCTGCAAACCGCCCCAGGAAGCCTTGCAATTGTACTAAGTCTCTATGTTTGAAATT GTATTGTGATTGTTTTGCAAATGGTGAATTCTGCAATAACTGCAACTGTACAAATTGTTATAACAACCTGGACCATGAAAATGATAGGCAAAAAGCAATAAAG GCCTGCCTTGACAGAAACCCTGAAGCCTTCAAGCccaaaataggaaaaggaaaggaaggagaatcGGATCGGAGACACAGCAAAGGGTGTAACTGTAAACGCTCGGGATGTCTCAAAAACTACTGCGAATGTTACGAG gCAAAAATCATGTGTTCTTCCATATGCAAATGCATTGGCTGTAAAAATTTTGAAGAAAGCCCAGAGCGAAAGACATTGATGCATTTAGCAGATGCTGCAGAAGTTAGAGTCCAGCAGCAGACCGCTGCAAAGACCAAGTTATCTTCCCAGATCTCAGATCTGCTGACAAGGCCAACACCAGCGCTCAGCAGTGGTGGTGGGAA GCTGCCCTTTACATTTGTAACCAAGGAGGTAGCTGATGCAACCTGCGAATGCCTTCTCGCACAGGCAGAGCAAGCGGAGAAGATGGGCAAGTCAAAAGCTGCAGCAGAGCGCATGATCCTGGAGGAGTTTGGACGCTGTTTGATGAGAGTTATTAACTCTGCAGGGAAGTCCAAAAGTGACCCTTGTGCTATGAACTGCTGA
- the LIN54 gene encoding protein lin-54 homolog isoform X5, giving the protein MEVVSAEVNSLLPEEIMDTGITLVEDDSIEAVIVSSPMGDSIPMETELEEIVNISSTSDSSATTTAAATTESVTVPSNHSGDVTVNTTTPKTDVNAVVKPTFPSGLHKLGSQTPVTISANQIILNKTADIKIGNQSIKPDGQKLIVTTLGKSGQPIVLALPHSQLPQAQKATSQAQGGDSKVQGQQIKVVIGGRSEVKPVVGVSALTQGSQLINTTAQPSVLQTQQLKTVQIAKKTRTPTSGPVITKLIFAKPINSKAVTGQTTQVSPVIAGRVLSQSAPGTPPKTITISESGVIGSSLSTTTQQTPNKIAISPLKSPNKQLTVVSVASQPPNSPQKTVGVPLNVALGQQILTVQQSAPSSPGKAIVNHTTAQAVKSAVQTITVGGVGTSQFKTIIPLATAPNVQQIQVPGSKFHYVRLVTATTANSSTQSASQNPSTNTQPLQQAKPVVVNATPVRMSVPIVPAQTVKQVVPKPINPTSQIVTTSQPQQRLIMPATPLPQIQPNLTNLPPGTVLAPAPGTGNVGYAVLPAQYVTQLQQSSYVSIASNTGFTGTSSIQSQARLPFNGIIPSESANRPRKPCNCTKSLCLKLYCDCFANGEFCNNCNCTNCYNNLDHENDRQKAIKACLDRNPEAFKPKIGKGKEGESDRRHSKGCNCKRSGCLKNYCECYEAKIMCSSICKCIGCKNFEESPERKTLMHLADAAEVRVQQQTAAKTKLSSQISDLLTRPTPALSSGGGKLPFTFVTKEVADATCECLLAQAEQAEKMGKSKAAAERMILEEFGRCLMRVINSAGKSKSDPCAMNC; this is encoded by the exons ATGGAGGTCGTTTCAGCAGAAGTCAACAGCTTGCTCCCTGAAGAAATAATGGATACCGGTATAACTCTGGTGGAGGATGACAGCATTGAGGCAGTTATTGTGTCGTCACCGATGGGAGATTCTATTCCcatggaaacagaactggaagaAATAGTGAACATAAGCTCCACCAGCGACTCTTCAGCTACGACTACGGCCGCAGCCACCACTGAATCGGTTACTGTACCCAGCAATCACTCGGGCGACGTGACAGTGAACACCACAACCCCAAAAACTGATGTGAATGCGGTAGTAAAGCCTACCTTTCCAAGTGGCCTCCATAAACTTGGTTCTCAGACCCCCGTCACTATATCAGCCAATCAAATTATTCTGAACAAGACCGCCGATATTAAAATAGGCAATCAGAGTATTAAACCAGATGGGCAAAAGCTAATTGTAACAACTTTGGGCAAATCTGGCCAACCTATTGTTTTAGCATTACCCCACAGCCAACTCCCACAGGCGCAGAAGGCTACGTCCCAAGCCCAAGGTGGAGACTCCAAGGTACAAGGCCAGCAGATCAAAGTTGTTATTGGAGGTCGGTCGGAAGTGAAACCTGTTGTTGGTGTCTCAGCTTTGACGCAAGGAAGTCAGCTGATAAACACTACGGCCCAGCCTTCTGTTTTACAGACCCAGCAATTAAAAACAGTACAG ATTGCGAAGAAGACCCGAACCCCAACTTCTGGCCCGGTGATCACCAAGCTGATCTTTGCAAAACCAATCAATAGCAAAGCTGTTACAGGGCAGACGACTCAAGTGTCACCAGTCATTGCAG GTAGGGTTCTTTCACAGTCTGCTCCAGGAACACCACCAAAGACAATAACGATCTCTGAAAGCGGAGTCATTGGATCATCTCTGAGTACAACAACACAACAGACACCGAATAAAATAGCTATCTCGCCACTCAAATCCCCTAATAAG CAGCTAACAGTGGTGTCGGTGGCCTCCCAGCCTCCCAACTCCCCCCAGAAGACGGTGGGCGTCCCACTGAATGTAGCGTTAGGACAGCAGATCCTCACAGTGCAACAGTCAGCGCCCTCCTCCCCTGGGAAGGCTATAGTCAACCACACAACTGCCCAG GCTGTGAAATCAGCAGTGCAGACCATTACTGTAGGAGGAGTGGGTACATCTCAATTTAAGACAATTATTCCCTTGGCAACTGCACCCAATGTTCAGCAGATTCAGGTACCTGGAAGCAAGTTCCATTATGTCAGACTCGTTACTGCCACAACAGCCAATAGTTCAACCCAATCGGCCAGTCAAAATCCCAGTACGAATACACAGCCTCTTCAACAGG CGAAGCCAGTGGTGGTGAACGCGACCCCAGTGCGGATGTCTGTTCCCATAGTGCCAGCACAGACTGTGAAACAG GTGGTGCCCAAACCAATCAACCCAACTTCCCAGATAGTTACTACTAGTCAGCCCCAGCAAAGACTTATTATGCCAGCCACTCCACTGCCACAGATACAGCCCAACCTCACCAACCTCCCACCGGGCACTGTACTGGCACCAGCACCTGGCACAGGAAATGTCGGATATGCAGTCCTTCCAGCTCAGTATGTCACACAG ctaCAGCAATCATCATATGTATCTATAGCAAGCAACACGGGCTTTACAGGGACATCTAGTATCCAGTCCCAAGCACGGCTACCATTCAATGG AATAATTCCTTCTGAATCTGCAAACCGCCCCAGGAAGCCTTGCAATTGTACTAAGTCTCTATGTTTGAAATT GTATTGTGATTGTTTTGCAAATGGTGAATTCTGCAATAACTGCAACTGTACAAATTGTTATAACAACCTGGACCATGAAAATGATAGGCAAAAAGCAATAAAG GCCTGCCTTGACAGAAACCCTGAAGCCTTCAAGCccaaaataggaaaaggaaaggaaggagaatcGGATCGGAGACACAGCAAAGGGTGTAACTGTAAACGCTCGGGATGTCTCAAAAACTACTGCGAATGTTACGAG gCAAAAATCATGTGTTCTTCCATATGCAAATGCATTGGCTGTAAAAATTTTGAAGAAAGCCCAGAGCGAAAGACATTGATGCATTTAGCAGATGCTGCAGAAGTTAGAGTCCAGCAGCAGACCGCTGCAAAGACCAAGTTATCTTCCCAGATCTCAGATCTGCTGACAAGGCCAACACCAGCGCTCAGCAGTGGTGGTGGGAA GCTGCCCTTTACATTTGTAACCAAGGAGGTAGCTGATGCAACCTGCGAATGCCTTCTCGCACAGGCAGAGCAAGCGGAGAAGATGGGCAAGTCAAAAGCTGCAGCAGAGCGCATGATCCTGGAGGAGTTTGGACGCTGTTTGATGAGAGTTATTAACTCTGCAGGGAAGTCCAAAAGTGACCCTTGTGCTATGAACTGCTGA
- the LIN54 gene encoding protein lin-54 homolog isoform X4, whose translation MLFPVLSWKVAVGKELQNCILRYIPQEENRNNEYMVIFPSSRVPAPIITATTAKMEVVSAEVNSLLPEEIMDTGITLVEDDSIEAVIVSSPMGDSIPMETELEEIVNISSTSDSSATTTAAATTESVTVPSNHSGDVTVNTTTPKTDVNAVVKPTFPSGLHKLGSQTPVTISANQIILNKTADIKIGNQSIKPDGQKLIVTTLGKSGQPIVLALPHSQLPQAQKATSQAQGGDSKVQGQQIKVVIGGRSEVKPVVGVSALTQGSQLINTTAQPSVLQTQQLKTVQIAKKTRTPTSGPVITKLIFAKPINSKAVTGQTTQVSPVIAGRVLSQSAPGTPPKTITISESGVIGSSLSTTTQQTPNKIAISPLKSPNKAVKSAVQTITVGGVGTSQFKTIIPLATAPNVQQIQVPGSKFHYVRLVTATTANSSTQSASQNPSTNTQPLQQAKPVVVNATPVRMSVPIVPAQTVKQVVPKPINPTSQIVTTSQPQQRLIMPATPLPQIQPNLTNLPPGTVLAPAPGTGNVGYAVLPAQYVTQLQQSSYVSIASNTGFTGTSSIQSQARLPFNGIIPSESANRPRKPCNCTKSLCLKLYCDCFANGEFCNNCNCTNCYNNLDHENDRQKAIKACLDRNPEAFKPKIGKGKEGESDRRHSKGCNCKRSGCLKNYCECYEAKIMCSSICKCIGCKNFEESPERKTLMHLADAAEVRVQQQTAAKTKLSSQISDLLTRPTPALSSGGGKLPFTFVTKEVADATCECLLAQAEQAEKMGKSKAAAERMILEEFGRCLMRVINSAGKSKSDPCAMNC comes from the exons gagCTGCAAAACTGTATCCTGCGTTACATCCCTCAGGAAGAAAATCGTAATAATGAATATATGGTCATATTTCCATCTTCTCGTG TACCTGCTCCGATCATCACTGCCACAACTGCTAAAATGGAGGTCGTTTCAGCAGAAGTCAACAGCTTGCTCCCTGAAGAAATAATGGATACCGGTATAACTCTGGTGGAGGATGACAGCATTGAGGCAGTTATTGTGTCGTCACCGATGGGAGATTCTATTCCcatggaaacagaactggaagaAATAGTGAACATAAGCTCCACCAGCGACTCTTCAGCTACGACTACGGCCGCAGCCACCACTGAATCGGTTACTGTACCCAGCAATCACTCGGGCGACGTGACAGTGAACACCACAACCCCAAAAACTGATGTGAATGCGGTAGTAAAGCCTACCTTTCCAAGTGGCCTCCATAAACTTGGTTCTCAGACCCCCGTCACTATATCAGCCAATCAAATTATTCTGAACAAGACCGCCGATATTAAAATAGGCAATCAGAGTATTAAACCAGATGGGCAAAAGCTAATTGTAACAACTTTGGGCAAATCTGGCCAACCTATTGTTTTAGCATTACCCCACAGCCAACTCCCACAGGCGCAGAAGGCTACGTCCCAAGCCCAAGGTGGAGACTCCAAGGTACAAGGCCAGCAGATCAAAGTTGTTATTGGAGGTCGGTCGGAAGTGAAACCTGTTGTTGGTGTCTCAGCTTTGACGCAAGGAAGTCAGCTGATAAACACTACGGCCCAGCCTTCTGTTTTACAGACCCAGCAATTAAAAACAGTACAG ATTGCGAAGAAGACCCGAACCCCAACTTCTGGCCCGGTGATCACCAAGCTGATCTTTGCAAAACCAATCAATAGCAAAGCTGTTACAGGGCAGACGACTCAAGTGTCACCAGTCATTGCAG GTAGGGTTCTTTCACAGTCTGCTCCAGGAACACCACCAAAGACAATAACGATCTCTGAAAGCGGAGTCATTGGATCATCTCTGAGTACAACAACACAACAGACACCGAATAAAATAGCTATCTCGCCACTCAAATCCCCTAATAAG GCTGTGAAATCAGCAGTGCAGACCATTACTGTAGGAGGAGTGGGTACATCTCAATTTAAGACAATTATTCCCTTGGCAACTGCACCCAATGTTCAGCAGATTCAGGTACCTGGAAGCAAGTTCCATTATGTCAGACTCGTTACTGCCACAACAGCCAATAGTTCAACCCAATCGGCCAGTCAAAATCCCAGTACGAATACACAGCCTCTTCAACAGG CGAAGCCAGTGGTGGTGAACGCGACCCCAGTGCGGATGTCTGTTCCCATAGTGCCAGCACAGACTGTGAAACAG GTGGTGCCCAAACCAATCAACCCAACTTCCCAGATAGTTACTACTAGTCAGCCCCAGCAAAGACTTATTATGCCAGCCACTCCACTGCCACAGATACAGCCCAACCTCACCAACCTCCCACCGGGCACTGTACTGGCACCAGCACCTGGCACAGGAAATGTCGGATATGCAGTCCTTCCAGCTCAGTATGTCACACAG ctaCAGCAATCATCATATGTATCTATAGCAAGCAACACGGGCTTTACAGGGACATCTAGTATCCAGTCCCAAGCACGGCTACCATTCAATGG AATAATTCCTTCTGAATCTGCAAACCGCCCCAGGAAGCCTTGCAATTGTACTAAGTCTCTATGTTTGAAATT GTATTGTGATTGTTTTGCAAATGGTGAATTCTGCAATAACTGCAACTGTACAAATTGTTATAACAACCTGGACCATGAAAATGATAGGCAAAAAGCAATAAAG GCCTGCCTTGACAGAAACCCTGAAGCCTTCAAGCccaaaataggaaaaggaaaggaaggagaatcGGATCGGAGACACAGCAAAGGGTGTAACTGTAAACGCTCGGGATGTCTCAAAAACTACTGCGAATGTTACGAG gCAAAAATCATGTGTTCTTCCATATGCAAATGCATTGGCTGTAAAAATTTTGAAGAAAGCCCAGAGCGAAAGACATTGATGCATTTAGCAGATGCTGCAGAAGTTAGAGTCCAGCAGCAGACCGCTGCAAAGACCAAGTTATCTTCCCAGATCTCAGATCTGCTGACAAGGCCAACACCAGCGCTCAGCAGTGGTGGTGGGAA GCTGCCCTTTACATTTGTAACCAAGGAGGTAGCTGATGCAACCTGCGAATGCCTTCTCGCACAGGCAGAGCAAGCGGAGAAGATGGGCAAGTCAAAAGCTGCAGCAGAGCGCATGATCCTGGAGGAGTTTGGACGCTGTTTGATGAGAGTTATTAACTCTGCAGGGAAGTCCAAAAGTGACCCTTGTGCTATGAACTGCTGA